The following nucleotide sequence is from Verrucomicrobiota bacterium.
CGGAGAGAGCGACATCGCCGTCAATCGCAAGGCCCGTCGGGATTACCACATCCTCGACTCGCTCGAGGCAGGCATCGAATTGCGCGGGACCGAGGTCAAATCCATCCGCGCAGGCAAGGTCAACCTGGGCGACGCCTTTGCCCGCGTCGAGAAAAAGGGCGTATTCCTCCACGGCATGGACATCCAGCCCTATGAAAATGCCGGGATCGAACAACACGCCGCCAAACGCCCTCGCCAGCTCCTCCTCCACAAAAAGGAAATCCTCCGCCTCGCCCAAGCGGAGCAACAGAAAGGTCAAACCCTCATCGCCCTCCGGGCCTACTGGAAAAACCAATTCGTGAAAATTGAAATCGGTCTCGGCAAGGGCAAGAACCACGGGGACAAGCGCCAAGACCTGAAGGCCAAGACCGAAAAACGAGAAGCCGATCGCGAAGCCGCCCGCTTCAACCGATAATTTCCTCGAAGCCCGAACCCCGAAACCTCTCCCCTTATACCAAGCTGCAGAATTGGCTGGTAGAATGGCCGAGTGGATTTCGGGCCAGACCAAGGCGCGACGAGGGCGCGGTGCAGGCACCGTAACCGAGGAGCAACGCAGGGCTGGCTCGAAAGACTCCGGCTCTCCCTTCCCCGC
It contains:
- the smpB gene encoding SsrA-binding protein SmpB is translated as MSKKRGGESDIAVNRKARRDYHILDSLEAGIELRGTEVKSIRAGKVNLGDAFARVEKKGVFLHGMDIQPYENAGIEQHAAKRPRQLLLHKKEILRLAQAEQQKGQTLIALRAYWKNQFVKIEIGLGKGKNHGDKRQDLKAKTEKREADREAARFNR